In the genome of Colletotrichum lupini chromosome 8, complete sequence, one region contains:
- a CDS encoding LAS seventeen-binding protein, whose product MPSAVAPALHLAKIAASPGLSQTTPQNTLTHVAAFVPPSSSANGDRKTSPTPIISLPPPIWATNTMQRVSSFLPSWEARRRTSNASTTSNGRSSVVTASSIKSPLDKVFRWSSKPPAPLTTNALVSATTSRIGREAFWPATLDAECERAARILKSFCSDGFLAPLDDQPSSDPNAEPKTPARIFKKIPSRILQNAAGIAIFTCMRSGLWMTGSGGSGILIARKADGTWSPPSGILLHTPSLSFIMGIDIYDCVLVINNIAALESLITKPTLTLGEDIGLTCGPLVPLESTEVDSRWKDLDNTVLTYMKARGQTQNVNLNGCILTERANENERFYGGNVTAMDVVAGNVSRHVEETRPLFEVIKEAEGRIDADQAILKKLSALPAPGDAMIETPRSSPASPKTPFGIPNTEDPDPFGVLALEMAGLEIREAGTRLRPTSNQFEFHPVPSSPAFSKFRQSGETFTTKSNRGSLMSTKTSRTKMSEAWTQSNQTGTPFTSPSQSQSQSEDGASINSLPVLKEPEEEEEPEEVDYTKIDLTPLRQISGSHSIEGTVMTDSDDHLRTDVSTMDDAATKASSIYTKDDASIISRNDDDKEDIQKDEPNVDADDEEDEEEDDDFEEPVIFEVAAVQPAAVVMAAPIHAKGALVTIPKRIPPPLPARSPMRTSRASKSDIGDVSHLHSPMQASFTLSPRQSIDSASIRSGMDNIPSIQETAPDVFEDEKKTTESALTERSQTEDVSSLQTPTIQEPEQATPMAPGAFPDEEDFMNPLGTSLRETTSFESRHITSQTVNVA is encoded by the exons ATGCCATCCGCTGTCGCTCCTGCGCTGCACCTTGCAAAAATCGCTGCTTCGCCCGGCCTTTCGCAAA CAACACCGCAGAATACCTTGACGCATGTCGCTGCGTTCGTACCCCCGTCTTCATCCGCGAACGGGGACAGGAAGACATCACCAACACCCATAATAAGCCTACCACCGCCAATCTGGGCCACGAACACCATGCAACGAGTTTCGAGCTTTCTCCCATCCTGGGAAGCCAGGAGGCGGACCAGCAACGCCAGCACCACAAGTAATGGCCGAAGCAGTGTGGTCACCGCAAGCAGTATCAAATCTCCTCTCGACAAGGTCTTTCGCTGGTCCAGCAAGCCTCCTGCGCCGCTTACCACCAACGCCCTCGTCTCAGCGACAACGTCACGAATTGGTCGGGAGGCTTTCTGGCCCGCTACCCTCGATGCCGAATGCGAGCGCGCCGCTCGCATATTGAAGTCATTTTGTT CCGACGGATTCCTCGCACCTTTGGACGACCAGCCGAGTAGCGATCCCAACGCCGAACCAAAAACTCCAGCACGGATTTTCAAAAAGATCCCCTCCCGTATCCTGCAAAATGCAGCAGGTATCGCCATTTTCACCTGCATGCGATCCGGCCTGTGGATGACCGGATCAGGCGGTTCAGGCATCCTTATTGCTCGAAAAGCTGACGGCACCTGGTCGCCACCTTCGGGCATCCTACTCCACACGCCTTCACTAAGCTTTATTATGGGCATTGACATTTACGACTGTGTCCTGGTAATCAACAACATTGCCGCCCTCGAAtcattaataactaaaccaACTCTGACTTTGGGAGAGGACATCGGCCTCACTTGTGGACCGCTGGTTCCACTGGAATCTACAGAGGTCGACAGCCGGTGGAAGGACCTCGACAACACCGTTCTGACATACATGAAGGCGAGAGGACAGACTCAGAACGTTAACTTGAATGGCTGTATCTTGACGGAACGAGCCAACGAAAATGAGAGATTCTACGGTGGCAACGTAACAGCGATGGACGTGGTTGCAGGCAATGTGTCGAGGCACGTGGAGGAGACACGCCCTCTGTTCGAAGTCATTAAGGAGGCGGAAGGAAGGATCGATGCCGACCAAGCCATCCTCAAGAAGCTTTCGGCACTGCCAGCACCAGGAGACGCCATGATAGAAACGCCTAGGAGCTCGCCAGCATCACCCAAGACTCCTTTCGGCATCCCCAACACTGAGGACCCTGACCCTTTCGGTGTCTTGGCTCTGGAGATGGCAGGACTAGAGATTCGAGAGGCTGGCACACGCCTCCGACCTACGAGCAACCAGTTCGAATTCCACCCTGTTCCCTCAAGCCCGGCATTCTCAAAGTTCAGGCAGAGCGGCGAGACTTTCACGACAAAGAGTAACCGAGGGAGCCTGATGTCTACCAAAACCAGCCGCACTAAGATGTCCGAGGCTTGGACACAATCAAACCAGACAGGAACGCCATTCACCTCACCTAGCCAGAGCCAGAGCCAGAGCGAAGATGGCGCTTCCATTAATAGCCTCCCCGTTCTGAAGGAgccagaggaagaggaggagcctGAGGAGGTTGACTACACCAAGATTGACTTGACTCCGTTGAGGCAAATTAGCGGAAGCCATTCGATCGAAGGAACCGTCATGACTGACAGCGATGACCACCTGCGCACCGATGTCAGCACTATGGATGACGCCGCTACCAAGGCTTCCAGCATCTACACAAAGGACGATGCTAGCATCATCTCCAGAAACGACGACGATAAGGAGGATATCCAGAAGGATGAGCCAAACGTCGATGCTGATGATGAGGAGGATGAggaagaagacgacgacTTCGAAGAGCCTGTTATCTTCGAGGTTGCAGCTGTTCAGCCTGCTGCAGTCGTCATGGCTGCCCCTATTCACGCCAAGGGCGCTTTGGTTACCATCCCCAAAAGAATCCCTCCTCCTCTGCCTGCCAGAAGCCCCATGAGAACCTCTCGGGCCAGCAAGAGCGACATCGGAGACGTCAGCCATCTTCACAGCCCCATGCAGGCCTCTTTCACCCTCTCGCCGAGACAATCCATCGATTCAGCCTCTATCCGAAGCGGTATGGACAATATTCCATCGATTCAAGAAACGGCCCCGGATGTTTTCGAGGATGAGAAGAAGACAACAGAGTCTGCATTGACTGAGAGGTCACAAACAGAGGATGTGTCTTCCCTTCAAACCCCTACAATCCAGGAGCCTGAGCAGGCGACGCCCATGGCACCTGGAGCCTTCCCGGATGAGGAAGATTTCATGAACCCCTTGGGTACATCCCTGAGGGAAACTACAAGCTTTGAGTCGAGACACATCACTTCCCAGACAGTCAATGTCGCATGA
- a CDS encoding GDP dissociation inhibitor has translation MDEIAKEYDVIVLGTGLTECVLSGVLSVKGKKVLHIDRNDHYGGEAASVNLETLYKKYGNYAKGEEPWTKYGRLNDWNIDLVPKFLMSAGELTNILVSTDVTRYLEFKQVAGSYVQQGQSSKATVAKVPSDAGEALRSPLMGIFEKRRMKSFIEWIGTFDRKDPGTHKGLDINNVTMKEVYDKFGLETGTRDFIGHAMALFTTDEYLTKPGAAPEAIERIRLYGTSVSRYGKSPYIYPLYGLGELPQGFARLSAIYGGTYMLNTNVDEVQYEGGKAVGIKATMTGVEEMKFETKAKMILGDPSYFPGKVKVVGQVLRAICILKHPLAGTNDADSSQLIIPQSQIGRKNDIYIACVSSAHNVCPKGYWIAIVSTIAESNANHHVELQPGLERLGKIEEQFMGAPIPIYEPTDDGTGDNVFVSKSYDASSHFESTTDDVKDIYRRATGEELKVEGLREGLQVADEQ, from the exons ATGGATGAGATTGCAAAGGAATACGATGTCATCGTGCTGGGCACTG GTCTGACTGAGTGTGTTCTTTCTGG TGTCCTCAGTGTGAAGGGCAAGAAGGTCCTCCACATTGACCGCAACGACCACTATGGCGG TGAGGCAGCTTCGGTCAACCTCGAGACG CTCTACAAGAAGTACGGCAACTACGCAAAGGGCGAGGAGCCCTGGACGAAGTATGGGCGTCTGAATGACTGGAACATCGACCTTGTCCCCAAGTTCCTCATGTCCGCTGGCGAGCTCACCAACATTCTCGTCTCGACCGACGTCACAAGATACCTCGAGTTCAAGCAGGTTGCAGGCAGCTACGTCCAGCAGGGTCAGAGCTCCAAGGCCACTGTTGCCAAGGTTCCCTCCGATGCCGGCGAGGCTCTGCGTTCGCCCCTGATGGGAATCTTTGAGAAGCGCCGCATGAAGAGCTTCATCGAGTGGATCGGCACCTTTGACCGCAAGGACCCCGGCACACACAAGG GCCTCGACATCAACAATGTCACCATGAAGGAGGTCTACGACAAGTTCGGTCTCGAGACCGGTACTCGTGACTTTATCGGCCACGCCATGGCTCTCTTCACCACGGACGAGTACCTCACTAAGCCTGGTGCCGCCCCCGAGGCCATCGAGCGCATCCGCCTGTACGGAACCTCTGTGTCCCGCTACGGCAAGTCCCCTTACATCTACCCTCTCTACGGTCTCGGCGAGCTTCCCCAGGGCTTCGCCCGTCTGTCTGCCATCTACGGTGGTACCTACATGCTTAACACCAACGTCGACGAGGTGCAGTACGAGGGCGGCAAGGCTGTCGGTATCAAGGCCACTATGACTGGCGTTGAGGAGATGAAGTTCGAGACCAAGGCCAAGATGATCCTTGGTGACCCCAGCTACTTCCCCGGAAAGGTCAAGGTTGTCGGACAGGTTCTGCGCGCCATCTGCATTCTGAAGCACCCCTTGGCCGGCACCAACGACGCCGACTCTTCCCAGCTCATCATTCCCCAATCCCAGATTGGCCGTAAGAACG ATATCTACATCGCCTGCGTGTCATCGGCACACAACGTTTGCCCCAAGGGCTACTGGATTGCCATCGTTTCGACCATTGCTGAGTCGAACGCCAACCACCACGTCGAGCTTCAGCCCGGTCTGGAGCGCCTCGGCAAGATCGAGGAGCAGTTTATG GGCGCCCCGATCCCCATCTACGAGCCCACGGATGACGGCACCGGCGACAACGTCTTCGTCTCCAAGAGCTACGACGCCAGCAGTCACTTCGAGAGCACGACCGATGATGTCAAGGATATCTACCGCCGCGCCACCGGCGAGGAGCTCAAGGTTGAGGGTCTGAGAGAGGGCCTGCAAGTTGCGGATGAGCAGTAA